The following proteins are co-located in the Athene noctua chromosome 16, bAthNoc1.hap1.1, whole genome shotgun sequence genome:
- the SNAI1 gene encoding zinc finger protein SNAI1 isoform X1 → MPRSFLVKKHFSASKKPNYSELESQAVLAAPLLYETCPLPVIPPPEVLGPGAYYPPLVWDAGLLSSLFPGGPGSEAAGSTAPALDLTALSSEEDEGKSSGPPSPASAPAAAERFRCAQCAKAYSTFAGLSKHKQLHCDAQARKSFSCKYCEKEYVSLGALKMHIRSHTLPCVCKMCGKAFSRPWLLQGHIRTHTGNAGARPSPSLPPLSPPASQLPGPQRIDGPGVIWEDKGFPNPLGTSLSQMSFKYPLGWNRAQGQGSARKSVCCC, encoded by the exons ATGCCGCGGTCCTTCCTGGTGAAGAAGCACTTCTCGGCCAGCAAGAAGCCCAACTACAGCGAGCTGGAGAGCCAGGCCG TGCTGGCCGCCCCGCTGCTCTACGAGACGTGCCCGCTGCCCGTCATCCCCCCGCCCGAGGTGCTCGGCCCCGGCGCCTACTACCCGCCGCTGGTGTGGGAcgcggggctgctctccagcctcttccCGGGCGGCCCGGGCAGCGAGGCGGCGGGCAGCACGGCCCCCGCCCTGGACCTGACGGCGCTCTCCAGTGAGGAGGATGAAGGCAAGAGCTCggggccccccagcccagcttcAGCCCCCGCTGCCGCCGAGCGCTTCCGCTGCGCCCAGTGTGCCAAGGCTTACTCCACCTTCGCCGGGCTCTCCAAGCACAAGCAATTGCACTGCGACGCCCAGGCCAGGAAATCCTTCAGCTGCAAGTACTGCGAGAAGGAGTACGTGAGCCTGGGGGCTCTCAAGATGCACATCCGGAGCCACACGCTGCCCTGTGTCTGCAAGATGTGCGGCAAGGCCTTCTCCCggccctggctgctgcagggccaCATCCGGACGCACACCGGTAACGCCGGCGCtcgcccctctccctccctccctcccttatCGCCTCCCGCTTCCCAGCTCCCCGGCCCCCAGCGAATCGACGGGCCAGGTGTTATCTGGGAAGATAAGGGCTTCCCAAACCCCCTTGGCACATCTCTCTCTCAAATGTCCTTTAAATATCCTCTTGGCTGGAACCGAGCGCAGGGTCAAGGCTCGGCTCGTAAATCTGTGTGCTGCTGTTAG
- the SNAI1 gene encoding zinc finger protein SNAI1 isoform X2 — MPRSFLVKKHFSASKKPNYSELESQAVLAAPLLYETCPLPVIPPPEVLGPGAYYPPLVWDAGLLSSLFPGGPGSEAAGSTAPALDLTALSSEEDEGKSSGPPSPASAPAAAERFRCAQCAKAYSTFAGLSKHKQLHCDAQARKSFSCKYCEKEYVSLGALKMHIRSHTLPCVCKMCGKAFSRPWLLQGHIRTHTGEKPFSCTHCNRAFADRSNLRAHLQTHSDVKKYQCKTCSRTFSRMSLLHKHEETGCSGSR; from the exons ATGCCGCGGTCCTTCCTGGTGAAGAAGCACTTCTCGGCCAGCAAGAAGCCCAACTACAGCGAGCTGGAGAGCCAGGCCG TGCTGGCCGCCCCGCTGCTCTACGAGACGTGCCCGCTGCCCGTCATCCCCCCGCCCGAGGTGCTCGGCCCCGGCGCCTACTACCCGCCGCTGGTGTGGGAcgcggggctgctctccagcctcttccCGGGCGGCCCGGGCAGCGAGGCGGCGGGCAGCACGGCCCCCGCCCTGGACCTGACGGCGCTCTCCAGTGAGGAGGATGAAGGCAAGAGCTCggggccccccagcccagcttcAGCCCCCGCTGCCGCCGAGCGCTTCCGCTGCGCCCAGTGTGCCAAGGCTTACTCCACCTTCGCCGGGCTCTCCAAGCACAAGCAATTGCACTGCGACGCCCAGGCCAGGAAATCCTTCAGCTGCAAGTACTGCGAGAAGGAGTACGTGAGCCTGGGGGCTCTCAAGATGCACATCCGGAGCCACACGCTGCCCTGTGTCTGCAAGATGTGCGGCAAGGCCTTCTCCCggccctggctgctgcagggccaCATCCGGACGCACACCG GTGAAAAGCCCTTTTCCTGTACACACTGCAACCGGGCCTTCGCTGACCGCTCTAATCTCCGAGCCCACCTGCAGACCCATTCAGATGTAAAGAAGTACCAATGCAAAACCTGCTCCCGGACTTTCTCCCGTATGTCGCTGCTCCACAAGCATGAGGAGACGGGCTGCTCCGGCTCTCGCTGA